The window CTCGATCCGCTCGATTCGTTTGATCCACTAGATCCGCAACGCTTGGTCCGCTTTTTCCATTTGGAAACCttgaaaaaatgttttattagtACATTTCCAAATCTCGCCTATGAATTGACACAACCATACAGACaccttattaaaaaaattaactaaccAAATACAGTGCTCGGATATAGTACTGTTCTAGCATAGCCAGTCTTGGGCCAAACCAGATAAAACATCCACCTCCATCCcccaaaaattttgaaaacaattatatataaataggttccaaaatttgtaaaaaaaacttttaggcCCTCAAActataaaaatcaattttaaaccGTCTATATCCCCCTCCCAAAATCTCAAAACTGGCCATGTGTTCTAGTATATGAACCTAATCAGCTCGAACCGCCGAGCATGTATCTAAGCCATCACTATCTCAAGTTAGACACTTCTGTAAATATTTCTTCAtttgttacaatatatagagataaAAAATTCACATATCGGATTTTTTCTTGAAATTTGTTCTCTCCCGTtctttcataaaattaataaaatttcagacACAGCCATAGTCGTTGCCATCAATATTTCATATGTTATTATAATCAATAGAATTAAAGCTTATATGATGATGTGCCcagtgataaaaaaaaagtaatcaaCATTCCCTTGTTTTAATGTCTGATTTTATGCATTAATTCacattcttatatattttatgaaaactatttctgaaaatatttaaaagaacatatataaaataaagttaagatgacatatataattttgaaactcaatttagcaaaaaaatcaCTTTAAGAATAgctaaaacttttaaatataagaaaacatataaaatataaactgTATGCTTTTTACAAATTTCACAAAAGACAAGGTTTTACCTAAAACTCGGAATCGAATTTCAATGTgaaaaatttgtattaattgaGATAGGGTGGCCGTTCGGTATCATTTGTGTTTGTTTCAGATTCTTaggttttcatatttttgtgtttattttccTAGGTTCAGTTCGAGTTTTATATATGTTCAGATCAGGTTTATTTAATAATACTTctgattattttataactttgtCTAAAACTCATTTTggatttaaatttattttggatttggttaatttcaaaattcattttttttttacagcaagacattcacagactcatgttgactctATAAACCAAATCGGCAACTCCgcatccatatgaacgacgAAAGATGGTTGTTTCCTAGCACTACGTGCCAAGCTATCCGCCCTTTGGTTCTCCGTCCGGGGTACATGGATGATGTCTGAGTTGAGGAAGCTTCTTCGTAaaagcttgatatcttccaggtagctttcaaatgctggccattcttctggttctgaaaccatcttcaccaattgagaacaatttgttgcaaacgtaacctgaaactgtcgtaagttcttcatacattccattgcccaaatcaacGCCTCCACCTCCGAGTGAAGAGGTGATAGACATGCCCTTACATTCTTTGCTCCTAGTAAACCATCAAAACCCGGTAAGGTACTATACCATCCTTGTCCCGAAAATAGCTCTTTTTCCTTCCACGAACCATCTATGAAACACCATCGTCCTGTAGTTCTAATATAGGTCTGGTCTGTACTTGCCGCTCCCTACTTTGAGTAGTGATTACCTGTGCTTCAGCCCAAAGTGTCGATTCTAGTTCTGCTAATCGAAGTGTTTCCCTTggatcaatatccagattattaaacattttattgtTCCtacctttccatatataccataatatccatgcgAATTGGTGATCATCCATTTTTGGAGTAACTCTCCAaaagagatgatccatgttaTCAAAAAACGAACAAGTAGGAAAATAGTTCTGATTCGATGGTATCTTAGATAAGACCCACACTTGACGTGCTGGAGGgtattcaaaaaacacatgatttattgattcctcCGGGTCTCCACATCGAGCACAACAAATATCTCTTTGTATCCCTCTCCCACAAAGATTCTTCATTACCGCTATACAACCCGAAAGGAGTTGCCATAGGAAATGCTTTAACTTCGGCGGGCACCGCACTTCCCAACAGAAAGCTTTTAACGTATCCATTGTGGGTTCATAAAAATCTGGTGGTTTTTCCTTATCAGGATAGACCCGTTCCACTTGATACCCTGATTTAACCGAATATTTCTCATTATTagtaaaatgccatccattcctaTCTTCCATCTGGTGTCTACTTAATGGaatactttcaataatttttgcATCATGAAGATCCACCAAAGCTCTAATTACCTCAATATTCCAAGTTCGGGATTTCAAATTAACGAGGGATTccaaattaatttcaaaattcatATTCCGGTATTTATAGtatcatatgaaaataaatgtTGAATTGaaacattttaattatttagttaGGTTCTGAAAACTATCATGGATAGTAATTTGGATTTCTGGTTGCTTTTTCTCTGAGGTGCTTAGGTTATTCAATTTTTTGAGTTTGTCTGGTCATTCATTCGAATTTGGCTAATAACACTTCAGATTTAGATATATGTAATATCATCATGCAGATCCATTTGGATTTTTCACAGCTCGGGTACAGATTCGGATTTAGGTTTTTGGTACGGGTTTGGAATTGaaaaaagaacaagaaaaagGTGATTTTTTCTAATCAAGAACTGTTTTACCGATGATGCTCGTGCATCGGTGTTGCTCCACGACGCCTCTATTTCGTTCCATCCAGACCATGCATCCAGATGTGGTTCATGGAATTTGGAAAGCAAATGGAAGAAGAAATATACATGTTGCATTATTCCTAGAAGGTGtgatcctatttttttttttttgacgtcgaaGTGTGATCCTATTTACAAAGACTTTCCCATCACCGAATTAAGATGTGTCATAAATTAGATGTAATATCTTACTAGACCTTGACCCGCCCGACCGGGcgggtatttattttatgtttttagttttttttttatattaaatgatgtatttgtaatattgaaaaataaatttatattgaaaattagTCTTTgcacttataataaaaattaaaagttaaataaaatattctgatataaattttaaatttcataattaaaataatatagtggcggtcatatttttttccaatttcaaaatctaatcttccttaaagacaaagaaaataaatttataaatacataaaatatataaacatatttggaactataatttcaattaaaataaatttgttaaagaaaaataatcttactgttattatttatttctagagcttgacccgtgaccgtataaatatttgctttcactttattttttttctttgtactaatggtataatatatatatgtaaattaaaatatattacataattgttaatataacatttttaaacataacaattttatttattactttgaataattatatttttttattttaatcgtctattatatcacaatgtatcatataaacaaaattcaatatttataactaattggacttatattatgacagcattatactaatatatgaataaactattttatattttatttatatgttatataaattgattatgatgtgtgattttttattttattatttattacttataaatattaaaaatattgagtATGTTAATACGAAATATATTaggaaatttattttggttatgatttgataaagaaaatctattatttaaattttggaaagatattaaattcttaaatctattatttaaattaggaaaagacaagcatgcttaaatataggttcaataaatatcttaatagcattctaatgtaaataagtagtaaaactaagggatatttctattttgtacttctcttttaataatatagatgcaCAACCCCTTATGGAATTAAGATGTAATAAATCGTAAAGATCGGAAACTCGGCACATGGCACGACCTCACCATCCTCGTATAAATGAGGAGGTGCTATTATAAAAAGACCAATAAATTTGTGTTATATCTGGCGattaatatattcaaatcaCATTAGGAATTAGGGCAATGATAAGTTCTTATAATAGATTCTAGGGAGATATTGACACGGTCACACTTTTCTTAAAGTTCATGACCATACGAAAACAACACATACTAATAagttgttgaaaaaaaattcttatttgTGTAATTTATTCGAATCAAGAGGCACTACGTGGAGTACGATACACAAATGGGCAGATATCATCATGTGATTCGAAAAAACTGACCAACCAAAATAGTGGTCAGACTTGCAAACTAGTGTCCAAGTAAAGAGAAATCAGTTTGCCTCGAACCCAAGTGcgttagttttataaatatttcctTTCACACGATATATATATGGAGATCCAAAACTCAGCCATCAGTTTCACTTTCTCTTAAAatttgttctctctctcttgttctatCCGTACATCTAGTTAAGATTCAAGTGTAAATCACTGTTTTCTGTGTACTTGTGATTGAACAATTTTCACTAttagttttacaaaaaaataatccaaAATCGAACAGTTTAATCTGTTTTTCTTACACAAACttattgaaaatcaaaaatgttacaacatcattttttttctttcatagaAGAAAATACAACTTCCTGGAAAAACAAGAActgaaatgaaaaatataatgacAATGAATGTCAAGAAGGTGGCTTATAATAAGCATAAACAgcataaatttgttttttttctttcatagaagaaaatacaacttattggaAAACAAGAActgaaatgaaaaaataaaatgacaatGAATGTCAAGAAGGTGGCTTATAATAAGCATAAACAGCATAAAAGCTCTGGACTAATGTGAGCACTAGCAGGATCACTGCAGCGAAAAATGAGAAATATGCCCAAGGGTTATTGAAGTACCTGTGTTTTAAAGTAGCCTTCAAAGCATTCCACCTACGGCTATAGTAATAGTTAACCTCATCAGACAGTTTAGATAAATAACTATCTTTGGGATCGAAAAACACTTCCTGACATAGCCGGTTGAACAAATCCGCAACTTCAGCATCACTCCCTAGCCAATGTTCAATGATACCACAGTAGTGCAAGTAGCTAACATCTTCAGAAGAATTTATTAGATTATCCATGAAAATTATGTATGATGTTATGTCCTTGGTCGAGTCAATATGGCATTGTTCGAAAGCTATAAGATTCGAAAAGAGGGATTTGGTACCTACAATAAACACAAGGAGGGTTCCatgaaattttagtttttatacaaaataaaacaacagaAAGTTGATCATGAGGCTGCGTAACTGGAATACCATTTTTCTGGATCTAGATATTACATTATGATTCctaacaaatatattatttgtaaaaatacatataatacaaGAAGTAGATGTAACAAGTTTAGTGGATGATGGATAAAGAAAGaaattaaatagttaaatatatatatgtggactgaactataaaatctaaaaaaccAGAAATAAATAAACGAAAACGTTGTGACTTACCGTCGTGGATTAGTAGTTTGGGTATCTCTAGACAACCGTGTTCGAACCGGATATCCCAAAACCTGTCGGTTTTCCTTGTCTTGAATTTAACACCAGCTTCTCTTAGTTCCGTGACGCAATGTACGAGTTGTTGTTGTCGCTTGTCCACCAGGTTCAACGGGAGCGGATCCTCCTCAGACCTCGGATTCGGTGTATAACTAAACTTGAGGAGGCTTCGACGGAAAACATCTAGACAGTGCAAGTCACCATTGTCGCCAAGTGAGTTCAAGGATCTTTCCAGCCAGGGCTTGAGTTTTGACGGGTTCAATCTGGTAGAGGCCTCTCCTGTTGGCATTAGTGGATCAAAGAACTTAACGGCTACTTGTGCCACTAAACCGGTTTGGTTCAGTGTACCAAGCTGTAGCTCTAATAACCGGTCTAGAACGAAGAGAGGTAGTTGATTTTCCAGCATTACCATGTCACGTTGAATTGAATGCATCAATCCCCGCATGGCGAAAACAGGATCGTTGCGTGCATATCTGCTCAGCCAAAACAATAATAATCATAAGAATGAGATCGTATCATCACTAATGTACAGGATACGATCATAACTCTGATGTTaaacatgattttaaaa of the Brassica rapa cultivar Chiifu-401-42 chromosome A03, CAAS_Brap_v3.01, whole genome shotgun sequence genome contains:
- the LOC103860648 gene encoding UPF0481 protein At3g47200, which codes for MVLVNLHTDGQPIIINRRMLTWYLLRMRDQTRNRQSQPVQDLNLLGLPLPGINGLGQENGLQNHEQQREEWVISVKGKMEQALRDGSTTSWDKLCIYRVPLHLQENDKKSYFPQTVSLGPYHHGNKHLLPMEFHKWRAVNMIMSRTGQGIEIYIDAMKELEERARACYQGPIALSVNEFTEMLVLDGCFVLELFRGTVEGFQPIGYARNDPVFAMRGLMHSIQRDMVMLENQLPLFVLDRLLELQLGTLNQTGLVAQVAVKFFDPLMPTGEASTRLNPSKLKPWLERSLNSLGDNGDLHCLDVFRRSLLKFSYTPNPRSEEDPLPLNLVDKRQQQLVHCVTELREAGVKFKTRKTDRFWDIRFEHGCLEIPKLLIHDGTKSLFSNLIAFEQCHIDSTKDITSYIIFMDNLINSSEDVSYLHYCGIIEHWLGSDAEVADLFNRLCQEVFFDPKDSYLSKLSDEVNYYYSRRWNALKATLKHRYFNNPWAYFSFFAAVILLVLTLVQSFYAVYAYYKPPS